From the genome of Oncorhynchus gorbuscha isolate QuinsamMale2020 ecotype Even-year linkage group LG18, OgorEven_v1.0, whole genome shotgun sequence:
cacgtccatacatacagaacagagactgggtcacgtccatacatacagaacagagacaatgactgggtcacgtccatacatacagaacagagacaatgactgggtcacgtccatacatacagaacagagacaatgactgagtcgcgtccatacatacagaacagagacaatgactgagtcgcgtccatacatacagaacagagactgggtcgcgtccacacatacagaacagagactgggtcacgtccatacatacagaacagagacaatgactgggtcacgtccatacatacagaacagagactgggtcacgtccatacatacagaacagagacaatgactgggtcacgtccatacatacagaacagagacaatgactgggtcacgtccatacatacagaacagagacaatgactgggtcgcgtccatacatacagaacagagactgggtcacgtccatacatacagaacagagactgagtcgcgtccatacatacagaacagagacaatgactgggtcacgtccatacatacagaacagagacaatgactgggtcacgtccatacatacagaacagagacaatgactgggtcgcgtccatacatacagaacagagactgggtcacgtccatacatacagaacagagacaatgactgggtcgcgtccatacatacagaacagagactgggtcacgtccatacatacagaacagagactgggtcacgtccatacatacagaacagagacaatgactgggtcacgtccatacatacagaacagagactgagtcgcgtccatacatacagaacagagactgggtcgcgtccatacatacagaacagagacaatgactgggtcgcgtccatacatacagaacagagacaatgactgggtcgcgtccatacatacagaacagagactgagtcgcgtccatacatacagaacagagacaatgactgggtcacgtccatacatacagaacagagacaatgactgggtcacgtccatacatacagaacagagacaatgactgggtcacgtccatacatacagaacagagacaatgactgggtcacgtccatacatagagaacagagacaatgactgggtcgcgtccatacatacagaacagagacaatgactgggtcgcgtccatacatacagaacagagactgggtcacgtccatacatacagaacagagactgggtcacgtccatacatacagaacagagactgggtcacgtccatacatacagaacagagactgggtcacgtccatacatacagaacagagactgagtcgcgtccatacatacagaacagagactgagtcgcgtccatacatacagaacagagacaatgactgggtcacgtccatacatgcagaccagagacaatgactgggtcacgtccatacatgcagaccagagacaatgactgggtcacgtccatacatacagaacagagacaatgactgggtcacgtccatacatacagaacagagacaatgactgggtcacgtccatacatacagaacagagacaatgactgggtcacgtccatacatacagaacagagacaatgactgggtcacgtccatacatacagaacagagacaatgactgggtcacgtccatacatacagaacagagacaatgactgggtcacgtccatacatacagaacagagactcggtcacgtccatacatacagaacagagactgggtcacgtccatacatacagaacagagactcggtcacgtccatacatacagaacagagacaatgactgggtcacgtccatacatacagaacagagacaatgactgggtcacgtccatacatacagaacagagacaatgactgggtcacgtccatacatacagaacagagacaatgactgggtcacgtccatacatacagaacagagacaatgactgggtcacgtccatacatacagaacagagacaatgactgggtcacgtccatacatacagaacagagacaatgactgagtcgcgtccatacatacagaacagagactgagtcgcgtccatacatacagaacagagacaatgactgagtcacgtccatacatacagaacagagactgagtcgcgtccatacatacagaacagagacaatgactgggtcacgtccatacatacagaacagagactgagtcgcgtccatacatacagaacagagactgggtcgcgtccatacatacagaacagagacaatgactgggtcacgtccatacatacagaacagggactgggtcacgtccatacatacagaacagagactgagtcgcgtccatacatacagaacagagactgggtcgcgtccatacatacagaacagagactgggtcacgtccatacatacagaacagagactgggtcacgtccatacatacagaacagagactgggtcacgtccatacatacagaacagagacaatgactgggtcacgtccatacatacagaacagagactgggtcacgtccatacatacagaacagagactgggtcacgtccatacatacagaacagagactgggtcacgtccatacatacagaacagagactgggtcacgtccatacatacagaacagagactatgactgggtcacgtccacacatacagaacagagacaatgactgggtcacgtccacacatacagaacagagacaatgactgggtcacgtccacacatacagaacagagacaatgactgggtcacgtccatacatacagaacagagacaatgactgggtcacgtccatacatacagaacagagacaatgactgggtcacgtccatacatacagaacagagacaatgactgggtcacgtccatacatacagaacagagacaatgactgagtcgcgtccatacatacagaacagagacaatgactgggtcacgtccatacatacagaacagagacaatgactgggtcacgtccatacatacagaacagagactgggtcacgtccatacatacagaacagagacaatgactgggtcacgtccatacatacagaacagagacaatgactgggtcgcgtccatacatacagaacagagactgggtcacgtccatacatacagaacagagacaatgactgggtcgtGTTTCCggcaaccgaaccaatagaacAAACGACCAGGCCGTTtaggtagcaaccctagatttgtttcgGGACTAAATCTTGTGTAaagatgaaatagtatgaatacaaTAATGAAAATaactttaatgaaaatatgtcaatcattatttgaatatgttggtaaccgtAGTATAAAAGTGatagagaagccggtgtttggaggatatattggcacggttcgCTGTTCTAAGCGCCGGTCCAAGACCAACAACGCCAGTGCCAATGTATCCTCCTAACACGGCCTCATAGAACAAACAGTAAGCTTACCTTGTCTGCAACTGCTTGTTGGAGTTTTCTGATATGAGGCTGGATAAACTTAACATCAAAATCATCTCCAAGTTCCCTCAGTTTATCAGCTATTACAACTGGATCAAACCCGTCATCTGCAAAACACGTCAGGTGATCTGTAAGTCATTCATGATCTGGGATCAGTTTACCATCCCCAAATCCTAACTTTACTGTATGATTAGGGTAGAAAACAGTGGCAGGTACTCAATCTTACTCTCTCCAGTCTTACTGACGAACTTCGGTTCTGGAGAGGATTCAACCAAACCGAGCATTGAAAAACAAATTCCGATTCAAAATAAGAAAACCCTAGCCTCCTGTTGAGTAGACTGTGTTTCGATTTAATCAACATAATATGCCTGAAAGAAATGACAGTTCTCATTGTGAAATTATTACCATCGCCAGGTCCATCAGACTCAATGTCTCGGTACACCTTCCGAAAACATACTGGGTTCTGCTCCTCTTCAAAGAAGCAACTAATAATATCAAATGTCTGTTGTTCTATATCTCTTGGAGACATAGTTAAACACCTTCAACAGCGTCCGTGAAACGGAAGACAGATAATTTATGTCGACGGTTCCTCAATCGTGACTAGACGAGTAAATGCGGCACGCCTCGATCTCATCAACCGGAGATATGGGCTTGCTCCACAGTGCAGCCGAAtaactgatctacaaatcaccttccATCAGaaataactactcattattatttgtagatcagttagtcacaatttacccatgatACATTACGGTTGTGATCTTCTTTGATGAGGTTTAaaggcggttggcatccaataaatgttgcattaccgccccCTATTAGATTGGAGTATAACGCCCTGATACTTTGCTTAAATTTTTTAAACGAATACTCTACCATCTAACACTGCACTCACAAATTCAAaataacaccaccctactccactatttaaatctatttagtcCTACCTCAGTCCAACAACCTGAAAGGATGGAACACCACcacttacatgctgaccagaccggacacgtcgcaGGCGCGaacgttgcaaaataaatgtagaaatccatgttattcaattattgcacccacactgctcgcgcgcgcGCCAACGgtagaagtcattcctatttctgacgcagaccGCGcagcaagtcctgcctctcccatctcctcattggtttatagaagcaggtacccacgtgccatctcctcatggGTTATAaacacgtgggtgattgaaaaatgaactgttttgccggtcgttgtggtaatactatgaaggtttagatgccaatcaccatataagttcaaagatgaaaaaaccaggaaggaggagagatgactagaaacgattcggttgatgtgtggattaattgtcagagtagaggaccttgtgcatttcagataaaataacaactcaatgtttatatcccaggacaaattagctagcaacagcacgCTAGCTAAATAGAACAAATTAGCTAGCatgtgcaagctaactagctaaattgccatacatgtttaatgcttttcgacctgtccccaaatgaatgtcattggttcagagtttgttttgacattttaacctgcgtgtcatgatcgcgtttggtgtgggttgaaaaatacatttatgcacggtGGCACACGATGGCACACGATGGTGCACGATGGCACACGATGGTGCACGATGGTGCATGCGCGCAGCCCGGTTTTGGTTCCGTGtgtaactcttctgatgtcaagtctcgcacaccaaaatacctctctgcagctgccaccacaacctcaatgTTCTGCGACTTAtgttccatccctgcagtacagttgataaccattggtATAAATGCTAAAAATCCGATCTTAATTTAAACATATATCACTTGTTGGTTCATCCCTCTGTactgatacagatctactactcacaccactcctccctctgtactgatacagatctactactcacaccactcctccctctgtactgatacagatctactactcacaccactcctccctctgtactgatacagatctactactcacaccactcctccctctgtactgatacagatctactactcacaccactcctccctctgtactgatacagatctactactcacaccactcctccctctgtactgatacagatctactactcacaccactcctccctctgtactgatacagatctactactcacacactcctccctctgtactgatacagatctactactcacaccactcctccctctgtactgatacagatctactactcacaccactcctccctctgtactgatacagatctactactcacaccactcctccctctgtactgatacagatctactactcacaccactcctccctctgtactgatacagatctactactcacaccactcctccctctgtactgatacagatctactactcacaccactcctccctctgtactgatacagatctactactcacaccactcctccctctgtactgatacagatctactactcacaccactcctccctctgtactgatacagatctactactcacaccactcctccctctgtactgatacagatctactactcacaccactcctccctctgtactgatacagatctactactcacaccactcctccctctgtactgatacagatctactactcacaccacccctccctctgtactgatacagatctactactcacaccactcctccctctgtactgatacagatctactactcacaccacccctccctctgtactgatacagatctactactcacaccactcctccctctgtactgatacagatctactactcacaccactcctccctctgtactgatacagatctactactcacaccactcctctcaggatccctccctctgtactggtacagatctactactcacaccactcctctcaggatccctccctctgtactggtacagatctactactcacaccactcccctcaggatccctccctctgtactggtacagatctactactcacaccactcccctcaggatccctccctctgtactggtacagatctactactcacaccactcccctcaggatccctccctctgtactggtacagatctactactcacaccactcccctcaggatccctccctctgtactggtacagatctactactcacaccactcccctcaggatccctccctctgtactggttcAGATCTACTACTGACACCACTCCcctcaggatccctcccccttgacccatcttcctctactttcttcactgcctcaacATATGACAACTTCTGTATTAATCTAACTCTGGAAACGTCAACCTGCCACTCTCGCACTttccccaatgctacacattcctttgtctcatgcccttctacacactgctgccacataggaacatctaggaacctccctcctacacactgctgccacataggaacacctaggaacctccctcctacacactgctgccacataggaacacctaggaacctccctcctacacactgctgccacataggaacctccctcctacacactgctgccacataggaacacctaggaacctccctcctacacattgctgccacataggaacctccctcctacacactgctgccacataggaacacctaggaacctccctcctacacattgctgccacataggaacctccctcctacacactgctgccacataggaacacctaggaacctccctcctacacactgctgccacataggaacacctaggaatctccctcctacacactgctgccacataggaacatctaggaacctccctcctacacactgctgccacataggaacctccctcctacacactgctgccacataggaacacctaggaacctccctcctacacactgctgccacataggaacatctaggaacctccctcctacacactgctgccacataggaacctccctcctacacactgctgccacataggaacctccctcctacacactgctgccacataggaacctctctcctacacactgctgccacataggaacatctaggaccctccctcctacacactgctgccacataggaacacataggaacctccctcctacacactgctgccacataggaacctccctcctacacactgctgccacataggaacctccctcctacacactgctgccacataggaacctccctcctacacactgctgccacataggaacctccctcctacacactgctgccacataggaacatctaggaacctccctcctacacactgctgccacataggaacatctaggaacctccctcctacacactgctgccacataggaacctccctcctacacactgctgccacataggaacatctaggaacctccctcctacacactgctgacaCAGAGGAacacctaggaacctccctcctacacactgctgccacataggaacatctaggaacctccctcctacacactgctgccacatatgaacctccctcctacacactgctgccacataggaacatctaggaacctccctcctacacactgctgacaCAGAGGAacacctaggaacctccctcctacacactgctgacaCAGAGGAAAACAATTCACATTTCTTGCCCCCATTCGTTTAACGCGGAGCACCTTCTCCCTCTGACCAGCAGAAACAAACAATTATCACAAGACCTTTTCTGGTTACCCTCACCGATTCCACAGCACCCAACTCTGTTTTCACCCACCATGAAACCACAAATGAATCCGCCAAAAGGCAAGGGTCCACTTTTTCCCAAAACTTCACTCCTACTGTCACAGACTCATCTTTATCCTGACCCTCGCTACAAGCCTCAGGCTCCGAGAACTTCACCATACCGACCACCTCCGATACTTCACCATACCGACCACCTCCGATACTTCACCATACCTACCACCTCCGATACTTCACCATACCGACCACCTCCGATACTTCACCATACCTACCACCTCCGACACTTCACCATACCGACCACCTCCGACAATTCACCATACCTACCACCTCCAACACTTCACCATACCGACCACCTCCGATACTTCACCATACCTACCACCTCCGACACTTCACCATACCTACCACCTCTGACACTTCACCATACCGACCACCTCCGACACTTCACCATACCTTACACCTCTGACACTTCACCATACCTACCACCTCCGACACTTCACCATACCTACCACCTCCGACACTTCACCATACCTACCACCTCCGACACTTCACCATACCTACCACCTCCGACACTTCACCATACCTACCACCTCCGACACTTCACCATACCTACCACCTCCGACACTTCACCATACCTACCACCTCCGACACTTCACCATACCTACCACCTCCGACACTTCACCATACCGACCACCTCCGATACTTCACCATACCTACCACCTCCGACACTTCACCATACCTACCACCTCCGACACTTCACCATACCTACCACCTCCGACACTTCACCATACCTACCACCTCCGACACTTCACCATACCTACCACCTCCGACACTTCACCATACCTACCACCTCCGACACTTCACCATACCTACCACCTCCGACACTTCACCATACCTACCACCTCCGACACTTCACCATACCTACCACCTCCGACACTTCACCATACCTACCACCTCCGATACTTCACCATACCTACCACCTCCGACACTTCACCATACCTACCACCTCCGACACTTCACCATATCCATGTCTCCTCTTGTCTTCAGCTCACTCTGTTTACACTTTCTACCGTTCTTCTTTAACAAACCATCTCCCTTTTTTCTGCCATTTTTAACCGACTCAAGCtcaccttcttcctccctctctctcactctcttagacctcctctgcctctcttttcccctccatTCCAAGTATACTTTtccttatgataatactgcaCTTCTCCTGACATACATCTTGTTATTGCCTTTTCAAGGGACCCCATTTAACCGGCTGTCACAATCTCCGTACAACCCCTAGGGATGTCGGCCTTCTTTGCCTTCGGACAAAAAACGCTATAGTGTGCAACTGCAGCCTCTTACGGTTTTGATCCTCTCAAACACAGCCTTTGTATTCACTCTCTGTCTTGCATATCCTCGCATCCTCTatcctcgcctccttctcaaaacccattggaggagaaggtcagagtggagggacctctggcttttaaatcaaatccaattttattggtcacatacacgggtttagcagatgttattgtgagtgttatcgaaatgcttgtgtttctagctctaacagtgcagtaatatctaacaagtaatatctaagaatttcacaacatatacccaatacacacaaatctaagtaaaggaatgtaattaagaatatataaatatatggaggagcaatgtcagagcggcatagactaagacacagtagatagtatagaatgcagtatatatatacgagatgagtaatgcgatatatgtaaacattattaaagtgactagtgttccttTTATTAAAGTGGCCGGTGATTTCAAGTCTATTTATATAGgcagtttgatggccttgagatagaagctgtttttcagtctctctgtcccagctttgatgtacctgtactgacctcgccttctggataataacggggtgaacaggtagcAGTTTGTGTGGTTGTTGCCCTTgatttttttggccttcctgtgacattgggtgctgtagttgtcctggagggcaggtagaccgcaccaccttctggagagccctgtggttgcgggcggtgcagttgccataccaagcggtgatacagcccgataggatgctctcaattgtgcatctgtaaaagtttgtgagcgCTTTAGGTGCCAAGCAaaatttcttcagcatcctgaggtttaagaggcgctgttgagccttcttctccacactgtctgtgtgggtggaccatttcagtttgtcagtgatgtgtacaccgaagAACTTTTAGTCATCAATTTAGTAAGAGGGCAATGTTTAATTAATGTAgtagtgcccccccccccttagaAGGCCTTTCACCTGGAATTGTTTATTTATGTCTGAcaagaaaaaaaaacttttcaacccatatgatctagtattttatttattcaacctttatttaactgcgATAGTCAATTATggccaaattcttatttacaatgatggcctattaCACAAAAgtataataaaaaatatacaaatatgATGGGTTCTGACTCCTAAACTTGAAATATTGTTAATTATCTGGTATCCTATGGAAATGAGGGGTGGCATAGTCTGCTTTCTACAACAGAAGTTAATAGTtatctgtaggaggaatgtatatggtggaggcaattaagcttggaatgtactgagtaaaggaaaGGCAATTACATGGTTGCAGTCACTGATAAGATAAAGGTGGAGAGATGTGGTTTAGTGAGGAATGGAGGTCAGGTCACATTAAGGGAGAAGGAAGAGTTTtctttgtacctttatttaactaggcaagtctgttaagaacaaattcttattttcaatgacagcctaggaacagtgggttaattgcctgttcaggggcagaatgacagatttgtaccttgtcagctcagggatttgaacttgcaaccttccagttactagtccaacactctaaccactaggctacgctgccgccccagttcATTGCCCACATCAATAAACTTCCTGCTTAGCAATAAAGATGTCATGTTCGAGCGAAGGAGGAAGGTATATATACTACCACTGATGGAACCATGTCTTTGTCTTATGCAGCTGTATGACCCAGTGGGTGAATGAACTTGGTTAAAGCTTTAATAAAAGTATATTTAGAACCTAACAATAGAATCAAATACATGTTAATGAATAAGCCTTGTCCTACTTTATAATATGTCcataaatacagtggggcaaaaaagtatttagttagccaccaattgtgcaagttctcattataggtacacttcaactatgacagacaaaatgaggaaaacaaatccagaaaatcacattgtaggattttttatgaatttagttgcaaattatggtggaatatagcaaattatggtggaatatagcaaattatggtggaatatagcaaattatggtggaatatAGGAGGCTGAtgcttctctcccccttccatagacttacacagtaattatgacaacttttgAAAGACGTCCTGCAACATATCAGAGCTCttacagcatgaactgacatgttgtacACCcacaaaggatcagagaatgaagcATAAGcttcagctagctagcactgcagtgcataaaatgttgtAAGTAGttgactcacagagagagaaagactatagttgaacagttttgaaaaaATGTCTTCCataatgaaggagaagcaagagagagagttatTTTTCAGTTCCACGTATTTAGCTAGCAAACAcaactagctagtttagcctactcaaacaccctgctctACCGGAggggtgctatgttagctagctggctatgactatccaacacaacactggaactcttccaagtcaaggtaagcttttggttttattaatttattgccactggggcccgctggtgtaactgctaaactgcttactgactgtacactctaaagttactgcatgattgtagtgggtttacttacgtgttagttctattagctatgctgcATATGAAGTTACTTTacctaatatggtgacaacggggtaggctgtgtgtagtggttatgaTATGGCTTGCCTGGTCACATaaagctgatgtgttgtgcattgaagtccaaaAAAGAAGTGAAACGGTGAGGCGGGAGAGCAtatagatgtgagaaggaatactatgtggctgctatgaaagtgaactgtgtttacgcataatcaggggtgtattcattccagcaattctgttgcaaaacatttcttaaacggaagcaaatggaaGGAAACAGGGAAAAACataactgaatttgtccaatagaaactctcgtttgttGTTGAACTactgattacaccctagatcagctagatgcaggcaacagtgtgcaaggcggtattgaatgtgtcactgtctgtcatttTGTCAGTGTTTGTTGCCTCAAATTTTTCTCtcaacctgtgtgcacctacgttgtagattttaattcataggctaggttgtagcaacctcatgatgggtgaAAAGAAGGGGTAGGGTTGTAGGGAATCAAATGACCATGAATATAATAAGAAACCTTAGTGCTGGATTAAGGCCGGTAGTAACCAGTATAGAATGTCCGGTCAGAACAAGGATGAGACGGATGTCCACGTTAAGGGGAGTTTAATGGAACAtttccacactcacacacacatcaaacacacatCTGACCACTCATGGTTCAGATAACTGAGAATCACATCCAGTGATAACTTAACTATGTGCTTGTTTAGATGCATACACAATTAAATATCAGACATACAGGGATTCAGTCCACAGGAGGAAAAGTTCAGCAGGGGGGAAAACTGTGGAAGA
Proteins encoded in this window:
- the LOC124003644 gene encoding bcl-2-like protein 2 → MSPRDIEQQTFDIISCFFEEEQNPVCFRKVYRDIESDGPGDDDGFDPVVIADKLRELGDDFDVKFIQPHIRKLQQAVADKAVEEFARTVDSLCAAQRAEVAPEMQLLKASMALGLYVKKTCPDLRATIQSCMTAFINTRLAGWITQQGGWDQVTMV